aaaatttctaaatttaagacgtgtgtacaTGACAACGTCTGTTGGGTCCGctagtattatatatatatatatatatagcatatatatatatatatatatatatatatatatatatatatatatatatatatatatatatatatatatatatatatatatatatattaaaacactaaatttttcaatcttaaaaaaatttaattccttaGCCCACTAAACCTCGCGGATAAGAGAATAGTCGCCtaagtttcataaaaagttttgGGATCCACTGCTCTTTGGAATATTCCGCTTCCGTATGAATGTCggtattttgtttaatagaaAAGGTCTAGACAAAAGTTCTCGCGCGTGCCAGTTAACTTGCtttaattacttacaaatttgACTGCGAAGATGACCCTTTGTCCTTGATTGACCCTTTTGATTGACGAGATTGGCCGAAATAGTTGTGTGGTGTTGTTTCAATAATGATATATAGTAGTATTAACAATGAGCTCAATTTTATTGCACAATTATTCacttttgttataattttatgaataactTTGTAACGCAACTTAATagaatattgataataaaaagaacatacacttaataatagaaatatacgtggtttaacaataattgtggTGAATTATCACCTAATATGaactgataatattaataaaagtagtataagattttataataattaataatagattttatatatgattttGGTGAGTAATCACCGAATAGTAGTAATAGTGGTAATAGTGGTAATAGTGGTAAGATTGACTAAGAAATATCTAGCGTGGTGGTTGACACCGGGGGATAGATCGAAGTGTCGATCATCGCTCAAGTTTTGAGGTTCGTAGCTGATTTTTCCCTCCTCGTGTCGTCTTGTGACGTCACGGGGctacacattaatttagctAGTGTCGGTAATGAAAATTTCGGGTGGTAGTTCGCCAGGCTGGTAACATCGGGACATTTTGTAGTGTCTCAATCCCCCCTGCCAAGTCAAGACTACCCCGTCAATTTTTGAACCTAGCTAGCTCTTTGAAAGAGTCGGTGAGTCGTCACCGGGTATGGGGATAGTAGGATGATAGGAGTTAGTGGTGAGTGATCACCTAGGAAGGATGACTTGATGAGATAGTAGGAAAAAAAGTTGATGAAAGGTttggtgagtagtcacctGATAGTAGTCTGGTTTAGTGAGTAGTCACCTAATAGTAGTGTGAGttggtgagtagtcacctaTAGTGGTATGATttggtgagtagtcacctaGTAGTAGTATGATttggtgagtagtcacctaTGATAGGAAGATTTGGATGGATGGTttggtgagtagtcacctGATAGTAGTATGGTTTGTTGAGTAATCACCGAATAGTAGTAATAGTGGTAATAGTGGTAAGATTGACTAAGAAATATCTAGCGTGGTGGTTGACACCGGAGGATAGATCGAAGTGTCGATCATCGCTCAAGTTTTGAGGTTCGTAGCTGATTTTTCCCTCCTCGTGTCGTCTTGTGACGTCACGGGGctacacattaatttagctagtgtcagtaacgaaaatttcgggTGGTAGTTCGCCAGGCTGGTAACATCAGGACATTTTGTAGTgtctctatatatatatatatatatatatatatatatatatatatgtatatatatatatatatctatatatatatctatataaataaaaataaaatgccgcaTGTATGTACTCGCATCACTTGAGAACGGCTGTACCGAttgagctaaatttttttttgttgtcttCAGAATTTTTAGGAGAAGGtttgtatgtaaaaaaatttttgaaaaatcctcCCCAaaggggattgcgggggcgttaacaatgaataaTTCCCGTTTGtaaactatagctccaatagcttccaaatttggtaggaatcttctgtaagtgatatagaaataatctatgaacgaattttatgATAGCTCGCTCCAcagagggttgcgggggtggatattaataacaatgaaaaataaaatgccgcaTGTATGTCCACGCATCACTTgagaacggctggaccgattgagctaaatttttttttgttgtcttCAGAATTTTTAGGAGAAGGTTAGtatgtaagaaaattttgaaaatatcctCCCCCAAAAGGGACTGCGGGGGCGTTGACAATGAATAATTCCCGATTGTAAAATATAGCTCCAATAGCtcccaaatttggtaggaatcttctgtaagagatatagaaataatctatgaacgaattttatcATAACTCGCTCTtcagggggttgcgggggtggatattaacaatgaaaatttttaactttcaaatTAGAGATCCTACAGACAGTAAATTTAGGTggagtcttctatatgtgatgcggaaatgatctaagagcggattttacaacAACCCACCCCCaataaggattgcgggggtgggtgttaaaatgttaaatttccATTTCCACACTGTAACTTCTAATACagatttgaaatttggtaggaatcttttatttgtcatgtagaAATCAtttcgaataggatcttacgaaatccCTTTCTTCATAAGAGTGCGGGggtattaattgttaaaaaattcatattcttcaaatacagttTTAAATTCAGAACTGTCAGGATAAGgtttgtacaaaaaaaaattttcgaaaaagttttgataagattttaataaaaaagtgacGTTTAGCTTGACAGTTCTGTTGTCACgtgtttttataataacaaaaaactaaccattaaatatattaaaagtttgtttcaaaaaattattttaaaggtGATATTTTATTGTGATGTcggtaataattatattttcatcaattaaagGCTGTAAAATCTAATGGTTTGgtatatttaaatatctaaTTGACTTCAGTTAGTATTTTGATGATTTCAAAAAGATGCCAACAGTAAAACGTCGAAATATCGGTCGCCGTACTCATAACAACAATCGGAATCATAAATATCGAGTTAATAATGAACCTGAGGAACACCGTCAACAGCGTTTGGAAGCAAATCAAATAAGAATTACTGAATCACGATCAATGATGACTCAAGAACAACGGAAACAGTCAATTTCTACACGATCTATTTCAAGTTACACACGAAATAATTTAGAACGTCGACAAAACAGACAACCTAAAAGGATAGTTCAATATGAGCGGTTGGCGTTCAGATACGATCCAACAATCAACTACGCTGCTGATATCGCGGTTGACTTTGGAATGATGAACACCGTTTGTCAATATTGTGATGCATTGAGATTTCGACATGAATCGCCAGGATTATGTTGCGCAAGCGGAAAAGTGAAATTACCACAATTACTATCGCCCCTAGAACCACTAGCATCACTGCTTTCTTACCAAGGAACTCAGTCCAAACATTTTTTACAGAATATTCAAAGGTACAATAGTTCTTTTCAAATGACATCATTTGGGGCAAATATAACTGAAGAACGAGGCTTCAACCCTACTTTCAAGGTAAATTCTTTTCGGAAGAAACacattttatatacataagcATTAATAATTCTCATTATCTTATCCAGGCTCATAAATTATGTCTTTACTTACAGATTCAAGGCCAAATTCATCATCGGACAGGAGCGCTGTTGCCACCAGCAAATGCTGATCAcaaatttcttcaaatttattttctcggTAATTCTGATAGTGAAATCAATCGGCGTTGTACCGTCAATCGAACGGTAAAGCGGAAAATTATTACACAACTGCAACAGCTCTTGCATGAACACAATCAATTAGTTAAATTGTTCAAGACTGCACTAGAAATGATGCCTTCGGATGATTATAAGATAGTGATCAGAGCAGATAAAAGACCAGCAGGTGAACATGAAAGACGCTTTAATGCACCGACGTTGAATGAAGTAGCTATTGTAGTTGTTGGAGAGAATTTGGAAACTCGCGACATTGTGGTTAGACGGCGTGATGGTAATAACCTTCGGCGCATCTCTGAAACCCATCGTTCATATGATGCATTGCAATATCCGCTAATATTTTCGAGAGGAGAAGATGGAtatcattttttgattaagATGATTAATCCATTAACTGGTACTTAGTAATGTTGTcacttatattttaatttcatctcTAATAAGAGTCCATTATTCACTTACAGGGCAAGAAACTAACAAAAAGGTTAGCTCCATGAATTTTTATGCTCATCGTTTGATGATTCGCCAGAACATGGATAATCATATACTGAAGTGTCGCAGATTGTTTCACCAATTTGTTGTTGATATGTATGTCAAAGTTGAAACAGAACGTTTGACATATATAcgattaaatcaaaaaaagctGCGTTCGGAAGAATACATTCATCTCCGTGATGCTATGAATGTAGATCAAGATCCAAACAACATCGGTCGGCTAACCATTTTACCAGCGACATATGTTGGAAGCCCGAGACACATGCACGAGTACGCGCAAGATGCAATGACCTACGTGCGCCAGTACGGTAGACCAGACTTATTTATCACTTTTACGTGTAATCCAAAATGGGAAGAAATCACCCAACTATTACTACCCGGACAATCATCTAGCGATCGCCATGATATTACAGCACGAGTATTCAAGCAGAAACTTAAGTCACTCATGAACTTCATCACAAAATATCATGTCTTTGGAGATGTACGATGTTGGATGTATTCTGTGGAGTGGCAGAAAAGAGGACTGCCTCATGCACATATCCTCCTATGGATGAGTGAGAAAATAAGGCCGGACGAAGTTGATGCCATTATTTGCGCTGAAATTCCTGATTCAGAAACGGACCCAGAGTTGTATAAAGTAGTGACGACAACCATGATTCATGGACCGTGTGAGAGTCACAACAAGGAGTCACCATGCATGATCGAGAACAAATGCTCCAAACGTTTTCCACGTGCTTTGTTGGCTGATACAATCACAGGCAATGATGGCTACCCCCTGTATCGTCGACGCTCTGCAGAAAATAACGGTAGAACGTTAATATTAAAggtgaaaaatcaaaatgttTTAGTGGACAACAGCTGGATTGTTCCGTATTCACTATTGCTTTCTAAAACATTCAAAGCACATTGCAATGTTGAGTACTGTAATTCCGTCAACTCCATCAAGTATATTTGCAAGTATACGTTGAAAGGCACTGACATGGCGGTATTTGAAGTTGAAACCCTAGATCCTAACGATGAAGTTTCAAGatatcaaatgggaagataTGTCAGCAGTAATGAGGCAATTtggagaattttttcattcccTATTCACGAACGTTATCCTACTGTAACTCATTTAGCTGTGCATCTGGAAAATGGACAACGAGTTTACTTTACCGAAGCAAACGCTGCACAGAAAGCCGAAAAACCACCGACGACAACGCTTACAAGCTTTTTTGAAATGTGCACAAAAGATCCATTTGCAAAAACATTGTTTTACTCAGAGATGCCGAGATATTTTACATGGAATGCATCGTCGAAACAATTCCATCGTCGGAAAAACGGAAAGCCTGTTCCTGGATATCCGGATGTGTATTCAACCGACGCATTAGGACGCATTTATACAGTTCACCCGAACAATAACGAATGTTTTTATCTGCGTTTGTTGTTGATTAATGTTCGTGGACCGACTTCATTCCAATCTTTACGAACTGTCAACGGTGAATTGTGTGCGACATATCGAGAAGCCTGTCAGCGTTTAAATTTACTCGAGGATGATAATCATTGGGATTACACACTCGCCGATGCTGTTATTTCTTCAACCGCGCATCAAATTCGATCACTATttgctattattatttcaacatGTTTTCCTTCAAGCCCACCTCATTTATGGGACAAATATAAAGATAGTACGGCTGAGGACATTCTGCATCGAGTGCGTACAATGACAGCAAACTACGAGCTTGAATTTAACGAAGAGATCTACAACGAGACATTGATTTTAATAGAAGATTTGTGTCTGTTGATGTCCGGCAAAACGCTGCGTGATTTAGGAATGTCAGCACCAAATCGTCTCATGCATGATGCATTCAATCGAGAATTTGAAAGAGAACACCAATACGATAGAGATGCTTTGAGCCAATTAGTACGAACGACGGTCTCACTCTTGAATCAGCAGCAGAAAACCGCATACGACATTTTGATGGAAGCAGTCAACAAAAATAATGGGGGAATTTTTTTCCTCGATGCACCTGGTGGAACTGGCAAaacgtttttaatttcattaattttagctTCGGTTCGAGCAGAAAATCAAATTGCACTGGCCGTCGCATCATCTGGGATCGCTGCTACATTGCTAGAAGGTGGACGAACAGCTCATTCTGCATTCAAACTGCCCCTAAATTTGCAAACAATAGATGATCCGACGTGTaacatttctaaaaaatcagCAATGGCGAGAGTACTACAAAATtgtaaagtaattatttgGGATGAATGTACTATGGCGCACAAACGAGCATTGGAGGCACTTGATCGAACTTTAAAAGATTTACGCAGTAACCAGAGTCTGTTTGGTGGTACTATAATTCTTTTGGCCGGTGATTTTCGCCAAACACTACCCGTTATTTCAAGATCGACAGCTGCTGATGAAATAAATGCTTGCTTGAAATCATCAAATTTATGGAAATATGTTAAAACTATAAAGTTAACGACAAATATGCGAGTTGCATTACAAAATGACATCTCAGCAGAAGTGTTTTCCAAACAGTTATTAGATATTGGAAATGGAAATATTCCGATTGACGATTCTACTGGCTTTATTTCATTTCCTGCAGATTTTTGTCAGTTAACAAAGTCAAAAGATGAATTAATTGCAAAAGTATTTCCTAATATTGGTGCAAATCATCACAATCATGCTTGGTTGAGCGAACGAGCCATTTTGGCAGCCAGAAATAAGGATgtcgattatttaaatagtgaAATTCAACGTCAAATTGATGGCCAACTATATTCATTTAAGTCAATCGATTGCACTACCGATCCAGATGAAGCCGTCAACTAcccaattgaatttttgaattcgtTAGATGTACCAGGTATACCACCACATAATTTGCAACTCAAAGTTGGCTCAGTGATAATTATGCTACGTAATTTAAACCAACCGAAACTGTGCAATGGTACAAGACTTGCTGTTAAGAAGCTAATGAACAACTTAATTGAAGCAACGATAATAACAGGAAAATTCAAAGATGAGGATGTTCTGATTCCCAGAATACCGATGATTCTCACTGACTTATCGTTCCAATTTAAACGTATTCAGTTTCCAGTTCGACTTGCATTCGCCATGACGATTAATAAGTCGCAAGGGCAATCGTTAGAAGTTTGTGGAATCAACCTAGAATTGTCGTGTTTCTCTCATGGGCAGTTGTATGTAGCATGCTCGAGAGTTGGTAAACCATCGGCTCTGTTCATTTTCTCTCCGGAtggaaaaacaaaaaatattgttcatcATCAAGCGTTGCGATAAACAACTACAAAGATTTCTCTTCAAagtcttaataatttaaagaatttgattttcttgaatcaagttgattaattttttatttaaaatatttttatgagttCAAGTTAATCGTTCtttatgtagaaaattttcggcttgattcaaaacaagtaaattcttcaaaattattttcttggctcaagatttttttatattaaacatgaaaatttttttatcaaagcagtttgattaattaatagaatttatttgtgagtaaaattattttcagataATATCGATAGTTATGTAACGTAGCTATcactatatattttattttaaaactttaaaaatttatcgaatatAGAATATAAACCTGTTCTATTTACTGATTAATacaacctatattttttttaataaaaacaaacgaGTCTACTCTGACATTCGTAACTGTCATTTATACtagacaaaaataattttatttaacttttttgacagctattaattaaaaaaaattattatcatagaTTTACCATTatcttatcattttatttttggaagaaaatcgagttttattttaacattatatatcttataattttaaccttttatcttttataataattttcgcattttttaaatataaatattaataatgtctGGATTGCTAagtgttgaaaaattgtgCATTTGCGCAAACGAAGCATTTGGTGCAAAAAATTGGTCATATAGCATCACAAATCAAATAATAGGTAAGtgttaaaaagtaaattataattttgagttCTTAATTCTTCAACATTACAATAACGTGTATGAGTTGTTTTgaattactaaaattaaagaaaaataacatCATTCTTAGATTACGTTTCGGAAACCGAAGAAACGATGGAAATTTCATGTACAACCGCcacaaaattctttattcGTAATGGACCTTTTAAAGAATCAATAGGAACATGTTCACaagttttcaataataaattatatgcaTTTGGCTCAATCAGACaggtagaaaaataaaaatttatcaactttaattaacattatttttttattgaaatttttttattattgtagttGTCACTTCGTCAATCACTTGAAAATACTCTTTTAAGTTTTCCGGAAGTTAAACCTTTAATGGAGAAATCGAAAAGACTGCAGAAGCAAAAAGAAATGAAAGAGCTGTGGGCAgcaaaaagtatatttttctTGCAATCATACTCCGTAATAAATATTGAGTAAAGATTATGATGAATTTacgcattatttattatgaaaattattaaattactaatatttattgttgatgcattctttcatttttattagatCTAAAATTTACTTCAAAGGATTTAGAAGAAATGAAATCTAACatataacttaattttaaattttctatgtgttaatttagcatatttaattaattaccgtAGTTACGTTAATTCTGTTACTATGGtaactataattttattattaaacagatagtattatatttaaacatacataaatacTGCTTAAGTAATCTTTGTGTTCATACTAATAaacatcttaaaaataattaacatttgacgtgtaaaaattaaaaatatttaagatcaGCAATATTTGAACATTTtgcacaatttatttttgttaaaataaaattggaaaatGGCAGCGATCGGACAAGGACGAATATTTCAAGTGAATCAAGTTTACCGGTGAGttcattgattaaaaaaaattcattaatgaGATATTGCTCGGGATTAAACTAAATgagcttattaaaaaatgtcgtgttagtattattaaatcataattcaacaattattgagaatttttatcttaataagGTTAACTGGCGTTATATCTGAGATAATTGGCATTAGAACATCTGCCaacagaaaatattttatgtttgtcATTGAACGAATTGGCATCAATTATCTAATgatgttaaatgattattctGATCTTTTCATACTTAAATTCCATGAAAATCAGGTAGaagatcaattaatttattttactaaatgGACAATACTCAttttaagttataattttCAGGTTATTCATCTTTACAATGCAATTGCGTTACACAGAACCTTCTTTCGTGTAAATCCAATGAGTCCAATTTGTTTTCTTATTAGGGAAAAAGACGATATTGATCTAACTAATTTATATATGGGTGTCGGTGGAAATCTTCAACCAATGGAAAAGCGAGAAGAAGAAAACGAACTCTACGATGAataatgcaaaatttattacttatgattttattaattttagttattgttctaggtttattattattgtattgaaCTTATTGttcgaacttaaaaattaattgatcattataaaataaaaaattataacaaaaactTTAGTCATTTTGACTGacgcccagcgaagcgggccgggctgctagtatatatatatatatatatatatttttgaaaatttttaataattaaatataaaaaaggtttataaaaatattttctttataaaaatttatttatttctaaattcattcattttgaaagtgaatgcggagtgaattttattattaataaaaattaagtaaaaatcattcactcctcattcactccgcaaattttttacagtgtatgtaTGTAGTCAGTCAGTGGTATTTAAACTTACTGCACTTCTGTTTctgattttctttttcttagTTATCCGTAACCGCATACTTACGCTTATTAGAACACTTATGAAGTATgctttttacgaattttttggAGGTTATTTCTTCTGTCGCAATACTCTTCGCCCATTCTAGAAATTAAGTTAaagtgaattaaaatttttcaatacctCAAAGAATAGGAAAAAGGACAAAATAAAGCCTTTAAGTTCCTATGTCTTAACAAAATATGAAGcgaaatgttaattaattaataatattaattatattacaaattcataaaataaaaaaatattgttctttgAAGTAAAATTAACTTGTAAGTAGCCAAGAAAAACGAAATTATTGTACTCTACAAATCAGTTAGATATTGAATATTTGCAGGGTAAACAATAAGTAAcagataataatatttacgaAATAATCCTTTAAATACTCGATGATCGATAGCCGGGCGTGAATCTGGTCCTTTTCCCTCGGCTGAatagttaattatattttcaccATATATT
This genomic interval from Cotesia glomerata isolate CgM1 linkage group LG1, MPM_Cglom_v2.3, whole genome shotgun sequence contains the following:
- the LOC123270358 gene encoding uncharacterized protein LOC123270358, with the protein product MPTVKRRNIGRRTHNNNRNHKYRVNNEPEEHRQQRLEANQIRITESRSMMTQEQRKQSISTRSISSYTRNNLERRQNRQPKRIVQYERLAFRYDPTINYAADIAVDFGMMNTVCQYCDALRFRHESPGLCCASGKVKLPQLLSPLEPLASLLSYQGTQSKHFLQNIQRYNSSFQMTSFGANITEERGFNPTFKIQGQIHHRTGALLPPANADHKFLQIYFLGNSDSEINRRCTVNRTVKRKIITQLQQLLHEHNQLVKLFKTALEMMPSDDYKIVIRADKRPAGEHERRFNAPTLNEVAIVVVGENLETRDIVVRRRDGQETNKKVSSMNFYAHRLMIRQNMDNHILKCRRLFHQFVVDMYVKVETERLTYIRLNQKKLRSEEYIHLRDAMNVDQDPNNIGRLTILPATYVGSPRHMHEYAQDAMTYVRQYGRPDLFITFTCNPKWEEITQLLLPGQSSSDRHDITARVFKQKLKSLMNFITKYHVFGDVRCWMYSVEWQKRGLPHAHILLWMSEKIRPDEVDAIICAEIPDSETDPELYKVVTTTMIHGPCESHNKESPCMIENKCSKRFPRALLADTITGNDGYPLYRRRSAENNGRTLILKVKNQNVLVDNSWIVPYSLLLSKTFKAHCNVEYCNSVNSIKYICKYTLKGTDMAVFEVETLDPNDEVSRYQMGRYVSSNEAIWRIFSFPIHERYPTVTHLAVHLENGQRVYFTEANAAQKAEKPPTTTLTSFFEMCTKDPFAKTLFYSEMPRYFTWNASSKQFHRRKNGKPVPGYPDVYSTDALGRIYTVHPNNNECFYLRLLLINVRGPTSFQSLRTVNGELCATYREACQRLNLLEDDNHWDYTLADAVISSTAHQIRSLFAIIISTCFPSSPPHLWDKYKDSTAEDILHRVRTMTANYELEFNEEIYNETLILIEDLCLLMSGKTLRDLGMSAPNRLMHDAFNREFEREHQYDRDALSQLVRTTVSLLNQQQKTAYDILMEAVNKNNGGIFFLDAPGGTGKTFLISLILASVRAENQIALAVASSGIAATLLEGGRTAHSAFKLPLNLQTIDDPTCNISKKSAMARVLQNCKVIIWDECTMAHKRALEALDRTLKDLRSNQSLFGGTIILLAGDFRQTLPVISRSTAADEINACLKSSNLWKYVKTIKLTTNMRVALQNDISAEVFSKQLLDIGNGNIPIDDSTGFISFPADFCQLTKSKDELIAKVFPNIGANHHNHAWLSERAILAARNKDVDYLNSEIQRQIDGQLYSFKSIDCTTDPDEAVNYPIEFLNSLDVPGIPPHNLQLKVGSVIIMLRNLNQPKLCNGTRLAVKKLMNNLIEATIITGKFKDEDVLIPRIPMILTDLSFQFKRIQFPVRLAFAMTINKSQGQSLEVCGINLELSCFSHGQLYVACSRVGKPSALFIFSPDGKTKNIVHHQALR